The Streptomyces sp. CC0208 genome window below encodes:
- a CDS encoding PucR family transcriptional regulator ligand-binding domain-containing protein has protein sequence MRLRALLDTDALGLRLLGGEDELDRTVRGVMTTDLRDPSRYLSGGELVLTGLAWRRDAADSEPFVRLLVQAGVVALAAGEAELGDVPEDLVVACARHRLPLFAVHESVAFATITEHVVRQVSGERAGDLAAVVDRHRRMMTSGPAGGGPDVVLDLLGSDLDLRAWVLSPTGRLIAGPKVAGPGLPADTCAKLAAEHQAAARTGRRGPHRVTLGSSAYSLFPVRSSGRSSQASRDVRETVLSDWLLAVEADAGDWPEERLDLLQGVTQLIAVERDRRDAARTVRRRLAQEVLELVQTGAAPAEIAARLRVAAPVLLPGLGAAPHWQVVVARVEWQDGELEGGPMAQSLLEEILVDPLATGPEPSDRIAVAHTGDEAIALVPLPAVSTEHDGSESGILAEGLLESVRGPLSAGLDDDGRVTLGVSASVHSAEGLRGALEEARHARRVAAARAGRVCAAGHQELASHVLLLPFVPDDVRRAFTARLLDPLRDYDRRHRAELIPTLEAFLDCDGSWTRCATRLHLHVNTLRYRVGRIEQLTSRDLSRLEDKLDFFLALRMS, from the coding sequence CCTCTCCGGCGGGGAACTGGTCCTGACAGGCCTCGCCTGGCGCCGGGACGCCGCCGACTCGGAGCCTTTCGTACGACTCCTGGTACAGGCCGGGGTGGTGGCGCTGGCGGCCGGCGAGGCGGAGCTGGGCGATGTCCCGGAGGACCTGGTCGTCGCCTGCGCCCGGCACCGGCTGCCCCTGTTCGCGGTGCACGAGTCGGTGGCCTTCGCGACGATCACCGAGCATGTCGTACGGCAGGTCTCGGGCGAGCGCGCGGGTGACCTGGCGGCCGTGGTGGACCGCCACCGCCGCATGATGACCTCGGGCCCGGCGGGCGGTGGCCCGGACGTGGTCCTCGACCTCCTCGGCTCGGACCTGGACCTGCGCGCCTGGGTCCTGTCCCCGACCGGCCGCCTGATCGCGGGCCCGAAGGTGGCGGGCCCCGGCCTGCCCGCGGACACCTGCGCGAAGCTGGCGGCAGAGCATCAGGCCGCGGCCCGCACCGGTCGCCGCGGCCCCCACAGAGTCACGCTCGGCTCGTCGGCGTACTCGCTCTTCCCGGTCCGCAGCAGCGGCCGCTCCTCCCAGGCCTCAAGGGACGTACGCGAGACCGTCCTGTCCGACTGGCTGCTGGCGGTGGAGGCGGACGCCGGTGACTGGCCGGAGGAGCGCCTGGACCTCCTCCAGGGCGTCACCCAGCTGATCGCGGTCGAGCGGGACCGCAGGGACGCGGCCCGCACGGTCCGTCGCCGCCTGGCCCAGGAGGTCCTGGAACTGGTGCAGACGGGAGCGGCACCGGCCGAGATCGCCGCACGCCTGCGGGTCGCGGCGCCGGTCCTCCTCCCCGGCCTCGGAGCGGCCCCTCACTGGCAGGTCGTGGTGGCGCGGGTCGAATGGCAGGACGGTGAGCTGGAGGGCGGCCCGATGGCGCAGTCCCTCCTGGAGGAGATCCTGGTGGACCCCCTCGCGACCGGCCCCGAACCGTCCGACCGCATCGCGGTGGCCCACACCGGCGACGAGGCGATCGCGCTCGTCCCCCTCCCCGCGGTCTCCACCGAGCACGACGGCTCGGAGTCGGGCATCCTGGCGGAAGGGCTGCTGGAATCGGTCCGGGGCCCCTTGTCGGCCGGACTGGACGACGACGGCAGGGTGACTCTGGGCGTCAGCGCGTCGGTGCACTCGGCGGAGGGCCTGCGCGGCGCGCTGGAGGAGGCCCGCCACGCCCGCAGAGTGGCGGCGGCCCGCGCCGGCCGGGTCTGCGCCGCAGGTCACCAGGAGCTGGCCTCGCACGTCCTGCTGCTGCCCTTCGTGCCGGACGACGTCCGCCGCGCCTTCACGGCCCGGCTGCTCGACCCGCTCCGGGACTACGACCGCCGCCACCGGGCCGAGTTGATCCCCACCCTGGAGGCCTTTCTGGACTGCGACGGCTCCTGGACCCGGTGCGCGACCCGCCTCCACCTGCACGTCAACACGCTGCGCTACCGCGTCGGGCGGATCGAGCAGTTGACGAGCCGCGACCTGTCACGCCTCGAGGACAAGCTGGATTTCTTCCTGGCACTGCGGATGAGCTGA